A genome region from Numida meleagris isolate 19003 breed g44 Domestic line chromosome 14, NumMel1.0, whole genome shotgun sequence includes the following:
- the LOC110406467 gene encoding cytochrome b-c1 complex subunit 9 yields the protein MALLRQAYSALFRRTSTFALTVVLGAVLFERAFDQGADAIFDRLNEGKLWKHNKHKYETSED from the exons ATGGCGCTGCTCCGGCAGGCGTACAGCGCGCTCTTCCGCCGCACCTCCACTTTCGCCCTCACCGTCGTCCTGGGCGCCGTGCTCTTCGAGCGCGCCTTCGATCAGGGCGCCGACGCCATCTTCGACCGCCTCAACGAGGGG aAACTGTGGAAACACAACAAGCACAAATATGAGACAAGTGAAGACTGA
- the ZMAT5 gene encoding zinc finger matrin-type protein 5, whose protein sequence is MGKRYFCDYCDRSFQDNLHNRKKHLNGVQHLRAKRAWYDLFRDAAAILQEEQSKKPCRKFLQTGQCDFGSNCRFSHMTEQDLEKLSAQVQGEQRLRELRQEGAEIPPGTIENWLEKRAKRLSTAQSSSALPEKPAPFQYPPGWPPLQELPPSLRAPPPGGWPVPPGLQWG, encoded by the exons ATGGGGAAAAGATACTTCTGTGATTACTGCGACCGGTCCTTCCAGGACAACCTGCACAATAGGAAGAAACACCTCAATGGAGTGCAGCATCTCCGGGCTAAGAGAGCCTGGTACGACTTGTTCCGAG ATGCTGCCGCTatcctgcaggaggagcagagcaagaAGCCTTGTCGGAAGTTTCTACAAACAG GGCAGTGTGACTTTGGGTCCAACTGCAGATTTTCCCACATGACAGAGCAGGACCTGGAGAAGCTGAGTGCGCAGGTGCAAG GGGAGCAGAGATTGAGGGAGCTGCggcaggaaggagcagaaatCCCGCCCGGCACCattgagaactggctggagAAGAGAGCCAAGAGGCTGAGCACGGCTCAGAGCAGCAG CGCCCTGCCCGAGAAACCCGCGCCCTTCCAGTACCCACCTGGCTGGCCCCcgctgcaggagctgcccccATCCCTGCGGGCCCCCCCGCCCGGGGGGTGGCCGGTGCCCCCCGgcctgcagtggggctga
- the CABP7 gene encoding calcium-binding protein 7, whose protein sequence is MRSLGYMPNEVELEVIIQRLDMDGDGQVDFEEFVTLLGPKLSTSGIPEKFHGTDFDTVFWKCDMQKLTVDELKRLLYDTFCEHLSMKDIENIIMTEEESHMGTAEECPVEVETCSSQQIRQTCVRKSLICAFAIAFIISVMLIAANQVLRSGMK, encoded by the exons ATGCGCTCGCTGGGCTACATGCCCAACGAAGTGGAGCTCGAGGTCATCATCCAGCGCCTCGACATGGACG GTGATGGGCAGGTGGACTTTGAGGAGTTTGTGACGCTGCTGGGACCCAAGCTGTCCACCTCGGGCATCCCGGAGAAATTCCACGGCACCGACTTCGACACCGTCTTCTGGAAG TGCGACATGCAGAAGCTGACGGTGGACGAGCTGAAGCGACTGCTGTACGACACCTTCTGCGAGCACCTCTCCATGAAGGACATCGAGAACATCATCATGACAGAGGAGGAGAGCCACATGGGCACGGCCGAGGAGTGCCCCGTCGAGGTGGAGA cctgctccagccagCAGATCCGGCAGACCTGCGTGCGGAAAAGCCTCATCTGCGCCTTCGCCATCGCCTTCATCATCAGCGTCATGCTCATCGCCGCCAACCAGGTGCTGCGCAGCGGCATGAAGTAG